The genomic interval tctggatccaaaactgtttgcaaaggccttcaaaattcggttccagcacttaaagggtTGAAAAAGTGCAATATAACATTTGACTAATACCTTAAGGTCGCAAGGgattaaactaaaaatatatatttaaaataataattgtcttacacaaataaacaaaaaatttacacaaattttatttatatacacattctttgtaatatttatatttaatttacgtACATTTACAGTCACATCTACCATTGTCATGTTAAAATCCAATGTTCAAGATAAACGCGTCTTTCCTCGTTTTACTTCTTGATGATATTTTTAACCAAAGTCCACACACGAAACGCTGACATTTGCAGACATTTCTTTTTCTGCGGCTTGAAATGCGTTGACGTGCTTTGCTGCACCTCTTTCGGCAACGAACTCAGCGTCTTCCGCCTAGACTTCGTCGTTTTCGAAGATCCGAAAACTCCCGTCATGAGGGTCTCGTTGTTGAGCGCCTGGTGTAGAAACAGCTCTTCGAAAATAGCTGTCAGTTCTTCGTCGCCGTTCTTCGCTGAAATCTCCGCGTGCGGATGCTCCCATTCTACGGTGACCAAGCAGTCGGCGACAACCGGATGTACCTCACGTTCGGGATGTCCATCTTATTACCGACGACGACTATCGGAACATCGGCGGTACGCATTTTCACTATGGCGTCGCGCATACAGCGGATATATTCGAACGAGTAGAAGTCGTCAACGGCGTAGACGAGGACAAATGCGTCGGCGCGCCGGAAGTTCATCTTGATAAGCGCTGGAAGCGCAGTCTCGTCGGTGTCTATGAGATCCACGGTGAAGTCCGGTGACATGATAACGTGTTGCTGACCTTTCACTGACTGCAGCTCAGTCGCCTTTCGTTTCTGCACAAACCAGTCGGAGATCGTGGTCTTGCCGACGAATTTCGAACCCAGGAGGACGATACGCGCCTTGGTGATCGGCGTTGTCAGGGCTCGCAGTCGCATGGAGTTATAGAGATCTCTAAAAGTGCAAATAATTAATTAGAGAATATCTTTTCGAAATTCATTTTTTACGTTGGTATAAATTCTATACAATAGTTTAAAACTGTTAGAAAAGAATGTGTGGAAGcgttttaataaatttacattgtatatattcttgaataatattgtttgtataataatttcaaactgaaaactaaataaaataagttCGGTGTGTTGTCGTAAAATGTCGAACAATATATATGTACTTACGGTAATGAAGTCATCGGATTTTCCATGGCTGTCGTGGCGGTGTCCTATAGTATATCAACAAGAAAAATCAACTATTAAAAAACTACACGAGTTTAGGCAGATACTTGCTTTTCTGCAAGAAAtgcttccatgactctaggggtcagtggttcgagccctgtggaggttaacgtttttcttctttctttttttcggcgtaagctgaataagccagcttttcaccctgacttgacctttgtaagtgtccaataatactcaaataaaatttcccgcggctagctACGAATGAatgcacttcatttattccattggctgatttgagtataacaccagaacattggaaacatatccgcgtctttgtaacactgttttactgcatgaaacaattttatctctaatgaaaaggcccaatagatagaacagttttacaatcaattttcgacataaatacagtttgtgcgttcaccttttattttcagagaattaccagcgcaaaagcgtttaactaaaggctatgttgtcatatttagtacttacttgcattgcatttcaacccgcgagatttcgggtcaatacgcggtcattttgtgaaagtcagagtttatatacagttcatcaccggagttcgcaaaaggggttgcgatcattgtgtcttactgacaataacgtagtgactgtaatgcattgcattccaatccgcaaggtatcaaggtcagtttgcggtcagttgcagaaatctttatataaacgccgtctcgtaaactttgtgcacttgaagtctgttttgatcagaaagatactaaataaagatattcggcgatattattgtggtatgtcaatcatcgatttttaatatggtttcaaaatttgcatgataaggaccaattttgataaaattaattagaaatatttatccatttagaccagtttattaagcatgaccacaataattcgctatactataattatgcaattaaataagattcgagtattgccggctgacctatatgcactcgtttattttcatgtttcttgtgtttttctattctgtaaatatagatatctgagtaataatatcacatgaagcaaaataagccacgaaatctggcgcaacacctcgtaattgatttgcttatgatgtagctaacaactgcgcagaaaaaaggcatccgctactttttatctcatagagataacttttgatcgttcataaacatcgaccacaatcaacgccgtatatcttttttaaagatatttcttgttaaattgtattcttattttttactggagatttcaaatgtttaaatttatcaatataaagcatttaaagcagttaatgacaagttTTCTTACTTTTTACGCCTTAATGctgcatttatataaaaaggtatttacattttgtatttttatgccgttatatgtattattatataagaATTATGTAATTGCAAAATAAAACTTCTATTCCCTTTCCAACCATTGTTTGGTATACTTCAAATATTCAAATGGTGTACAACGAACAAGGAGGATTTTGACGAAATTAATGGATATCGATATATCAAGGTGCAGGATCCCCTTACTTTGTGGGGTTaacccttttaactttaatggatgtagACACAATAAACACAATggttagtggtgctttatttaaaataacattttaaaacaacttttattaAGAGTTGTGTTCTTGGGACAAACATTCGATCTATACAGCATTCAGTACGCAACGTAATATTTttgcaccgatttcagacgtttcATGAGATTCATTCTTAAATCTTTAGATAtagacacaaactgcaagaaaaaactTTCTTTTTTGCATTAAAGATTTTTGCAACTGTATTtgaataacttgagatatttgctattaaaataaatttattaacagTGTATGTACATTTTGTCCAGCCCGCGTGTAAACCACTTAACACCCCGTTGCTCATGCACCCTGTTGTTGtgaggaaatatatatatatgcaaatttcCCTTTTTTTCTTACGTCTTGTACTCTTCTTAAACTTAATTTATCACACATAAAGAAAAATATCCTAATAGTTTGCCAACTATAAATCTACAAAATTGCTATATGATAATGTGACTCCCATCGCCGTTGTTTTCTGGGTGATGATACCACTCATCATCATCGACTTACTGCTgctgataatgctgctgctgttatttCTGTGATCAACTTCTGTAGATGCTGAAAATCATGGCATGTGAAGTCAATATTTTATATCCTAACCTCCCGGCTATATTTATAAGACGACATACTTTTTCCACGCGTCAACGTCACGTAAATAACTCGTGTAAAAATAATTTGTTCTCTACGTGATGAGATTTCTGTCATATCTGGAGAGGGACACATTGCATAATGTAGAGCGCGTTGTCTCTTGGTTTGACGATAATTAAATTCACTTCTGAGTATAGATCAAAACATGATAAATGTAACAATATttcttcaatatagaaaaaaacGAGCGCTTTctcttattgatattttatttttcacaattcACTCCTTTTCCGTAACTACTAAATAAGAATAGAAATGTTATACTGTTTATGTCATAAACAAGATGCTGACATCCAATCTTGTTGTGGAAAGAGCAAAAACCGCCGAAATAGAAGTGAGAATGACGCAGAGAGAGGCGGGAGTCGACGTAGACCTCGAAGCGCCTCGCCTAGAAGCAACCACTACAAAACTGACGACGGTAAAGAATCCGGGACTGGTTGCTGCGCCTTCTGGTCGTGCCTTCTCGAACGACGAACCCGGAAACACGCCATATTGAGACATCGTGGAAAGTCGTCTAGAGAGTAATCTCCGGTTCGCACTGATGAAGAAGATGAACAACATAAGACGACTGGATGTTGCTCTATACTGTATTTCAACCAAGAGAACAGTATCACTCCCAATAGATGACGGGATTCACAACACACGATATAGCATGGAGCTTACGAGTTTCATCAATGCTTTCGAATCCTCTGCCCTAGATCGATTCATTGTTTACTCTTTAACGATATTCTTACAAAAACATCCTTGTATCAGAACGATAAAAACGTAGAAGTATAATATAGTAAATGTCGTCACtcgtattttatttattttactttgtttAGACGGTATGGGAGGAGATACTTAAGTAAACAACCCCGACCcgaaaaatttaaacaaaaggtTAAACTTatgcattaaaaatatttttagaaactATCTTAATGACCCCCACCTGTTTTGTCTAAAGTGTCGCTGCTTTTAACAATAAGGCAGctttattttacagaaaaataattaTCCAGCAGCATAATTTCCTATATGCCAAATACTACGATGGATTGTGTGCACATTCTGTTACTTCAAGAGAGACATTTGGTTCTCAAAACAACTGGATCTATGCATATAGGTTGGAGGGATGTCTTGCTATTTGTCGACAAACAAGCACGGATTCCACGTGAGGTATATCGTGAATAAATTGATATTCACTCcctgatttttttcaatgaagtCACATCGGTtgtttatatttactgtatttTTCGTGAGATTTGCTACTTGTTGTTTTATTTCGTTCATGTTTCTTGTGCAATCTAAATAACACTCGCCGCAAATAGAATTATTGAAGTCAAACATGATTCAGCAGTGAAGCTGTTGCTATTGCTGTTgtttattaattcaattaattcatGGATTCATTACTAATGTAAGCAAACAAGATAGcagtttttttaatgaataaatatacCATGTAGTATAAATCAAAATTTGGTATTATGGAATTTTAAAGGAAttgttacatgtataatattttggCAAATAGCCGTTAAGCGAGAGTAAGTGTTCTACGTCAAAACTGTTTCAAATCACGCGCTTCATTATATATAAACTAAATTACATACTTCTCCCCGAAGCGAGATATTGTGTTAAAATAAGGTCACTAAATGGggttttattttcataaaggGTTGTCGGACAAATGCCTAATTTCGAAAATAGGCAGACATATGTCACCGTTCAAATTTGCCAACCAACAAAAATCATCCCGGGCTGTCTATCCCTTCATAAAGTCAACCCTCGTTCAAGGATACCAATGGTTTAAGTGACACATTCCATATAATGAAAAGAGTAGTACCGCTCGATAAAGTCCTTAAATATGTATTGTAGTTTGCATTTTATCTTTAAATTAcgaaatccggatagtgccatctataatctcgcacttctttcatcaagggcgacacttgacacacgaagcgatacttgatatctttcttgacagtcgcggcgacgcacgatatttttcttgacagtcgcggcgatacttgatatttttcttgacagtcgcggcgacgcacgatatatttaacacgatatattgcCCTTGTGTTGGTAGCctaaaaggcgatatatcgtgttaaatatatcgtgcgtcgccgcgactgtcaagaaaaatatcaagtatcgcttcgtgtgtttagtgtcgcccttgatgaaagaagtgcgagattatagattgcACTAACCGGATTCCGAATTGAAATGACCTTATATCTTTAGTTAGTTATAATGTCAAAAGCGAAATACAACACAGCAAAATCTCAGATTGCATGCAACTTATCTGAGTTTTACCCCTTAGTATTACGTTTTTCGTCAAACTTTTGCACGAGCGGTCCATTTTTATCACGCGTGTTACACATACGATCAATGCGCTGAATGCGCTGCAGTTGTTCGATCTTGAATATATACTATTACAGTCACGGAGAATGAAGTTCGACTTTTTAGAGTAGACCAATCGAACAGCGGTGAGATTTTGATACAACACGAGTGAGATTTTGCAAAAACATGATGAAAGGAAAATGGCATTGATTAACACTCTCTCAtgtatacaggattcacacaatCTCCTATTGTGATTAAAATGAAGCCGGATTGTTAATTAATAATACAATGACGATTACTTCATTTTCCAAAAAGGGgaattaaaactttttttagGCAAATAATTTAGGCAAAAAAGATGAAATCGCTTCGGGATATGAAATTAATTGTAATcgtgattttagttatattttccTGTACACGTGCGTCATTTCTAtgttttataagaaaaaaatataatgtttatccCATATCTCGAACTtcacgtaagtagacaacagatatGTGACAGATAtcgacggttttccttcaataattttttatcccgacgtctacgatcttgaaacaaaaaacgagggaagcacaaacactgTAGAGCCGAAAGGGGGATAATATCCTTCTCCTTCACAAAAAACACAAATCTTGGAAGTacgttccaactaacctcacttaaacccggtaTGCTCCCGTATACGCATACCCTCCTGTATAACGGTTTACAATATCACAGGATGATTAAATATAAAGCATGTTGACATTGATTTCCACGCATTTACAAAACTAATCTTACAGGCAACTTTCATGGTAACTTTCCTTTAAAAGATGGCTGCAACTATTTGACTTCAGAGGCTACTTGACTCCAACTAcgaattttaaaattatgtaataataacacaaaaaagaTTGCATCATCCAAGTAGCATTCATTTGATAATTGCCTTTGTATGACGAAAATCTTTCAATTTTAACTGCGGTTGCAACAAAGACAAGACCACTGTCCgtcattgttgttattttttacgCCGGTAAATAGGTTTAACAGCAATACTAATAAATTAAACATGGATAAACCAAGATATGACATACCATTTAATAATCagtatattacaatataaatatatcgaATTTATTACCtcaaaaaaataaacatcggttattttcaagcactgtccgatttttttcattttaaaaatcaatttaactcttaaatttATAAGATGGTTTGAGTTGAGTTTTAAAACATTGTGTTACCAAGAATTGATTGATATTGGGAGCgagatgttttctgtcagatttgacaTGTAGGTCATAgaggtttgtttataaacaaaatccagaTGAAATACCGTTTTTATGCATCATTCTAGCTGGATAGCGGTTTCACAACATCGGCTGAGGAGCGTCGGATAGGGATACTTCTGCGGATTGCTCTGCTCTTCCAGCGAGTACCGTCATCCTTCGACCCGGATGACCTCTCCCGCTGACTTCGCTGACTCCCAAAAATGATGATCGGATCGCCAAGCGGGATGGtaattgacatctcgcctggacgatgatcgccccgcccacttagtcacgtggcttagcggttagAGAACCTAGACAAGCTTACAACAAAGttgcttctttgcctatagatcaCCTATAGATCACGCGATACTCCGGATGATTTTTATTGACTTTTTCACCACtataacacttgtaaaaggggtttgtgtcaaatatttattatgcaaatgcaaaaaaatattagtttaaaaaaacattagatATGTTTAACGGGTATTTCGGTCCTTTAAATACGCTTCCAAACGGTTGCGCGCTAATCTAACCTGTTACTAAGTT from Dreissena polymorpha isolate Duluth1 chromosome 1, UMN_Dpol_1.0, whole genome shotgun sequence carries:
- the LOC127868935 gene encoding ras-like protein 1 — encoded protein: MRLRALTTPITKARIVLLGSKFVGKTTISDWFVQKRKATELQSVKGQQHVIMSPDFTVDLIDTDETALPALIKMNFRRADAFVLVYAVDDFYSFEYIRCMRDAIVKMRTADVPIVVVGNKMDIPNVRYIRLSPTAWSP